GCCATTACTTCTAGGTACTACTAAAATATGAGACAAAGCATACAAAGAGACTCCAAACTATCACTGCTCTGTTGAATTATTTTATCCTGAAGAAAAAGTGTGCAAAACACAATGGAATTTGAAAGCGGGACTGACGCATGCTGTGTTTAatgggaaagggttaaacatataCAACTGCTGTAGTAAACAGGCTAACATAACGCGTCATTGGTGTTTAAAAGCAGTGAGAATCACATGCGCCAGAGACGGTTACATTTCAAAACCCCACAACATGCTATGATTTGGTATGCAGGCTGCTGTGGAATAGGGAGAGAATGACAgttttgctgaacacatataaaggcaatattataaatataataaaaatatacacatttacacgcGGCTTTTACAAGGTAGAAACAGCTGGAATGTAACAAAACTGCTGCGCTATAGAAAAATAGTACAAATAACGCAACGGCACGTATATGTATCACAGCTATTCACTTTAGTGGCGGTTGAGTAacacacctgtttggtattgCCTATTTTCTCCTCGCCTCTTCTtctttggtttttgttttgctaGCCTGTCCAGTCCATCAGATTCATCTATGTGCAGAAGAGCACTGGCAGTGCCGTTCCTGTGCTCAACCCCGTCCATGCTGTTACCCATGTTATTACCTAGGAGAAAACCGGCTCCATTTATGTATATAGCAATTAAACGCGTGATTAAAACCAAACAGTAAAAATCTGCGATTTAATACATGCGATTTAAAAAGTTAAGTTGATgattatccccttaaggacagagctgcTTTTTTGTATCCTTCgtaacaatggctgttttaacattcctGTGGCGCTCGTCACATATTatagatagattttttttcccccccggaCAAAAAGGATTTCTTTAGGTACCATTATTCTTagatctaatttactatattatatatatgaaaaaaacaaaacactttttctgaCTTGTTTCAAAAATCTTACTTGTagacaaaagctaatgaaaacacACCTGCTAAATAGACTATCCGGAGTTTAGAAACACCTAATcatttaatggttttttttttgttgatccCCCTcctaagcaatttttttttttagctggtgGGTGCCAGCATTAAATTAAAAGGGATATAGCCTTTCAATATGGTGAGTACAATCACTGTGAAGAACAATCGTACAGTGACTGCTATTTTCCAACAATCTAAGTATAAATATAGCCTACACAAGATTACCATAAGCTGCAGCCCAAGCAACCGGCATAAAAGTCTTGCTCAGTTCAGCATCATCCAGCTGCTGATCATGTGTTACCGAAGCATCCTCCTCACCAACAATCACTTCCATATAGACTTCATCGGCAATCTCTGCAACATCTGCAGTGGAAAGGGAAGAACATATAAACGTGGGTAAAAAGAATTGTCTGTCCCATTTTACACAGCGATGTGCTCCTTATTCTGAATAAGGAAACAATACTCTGGCATATATGGCACTTCGGATGTCATTTCAGGCTAGGCTTCCCCACTTACTATCTGGATAGCAAAGGAGACATAAAACAACCAAAGTAAACACTGAATGTACTACCAGTAAATCGCACTTTGATAAAACGGAAACTAAGGGACACCCATGCAAAACCCTACAATATAAATGCCACATAtatgggaacattttttttaaacttattacAGAAGGGGTCAGCTAGGTAGTTCCAAAACTCTACACAGCTCAGAAATGTGTATCTGTGCTTAAAAAGAAACTGCCAAATGCTTATATTAGAAGCACAGTTTAAGCTCCTCAAAAGCTCATCCACAAGTTATTTAAACCTAAGGTGTCATAATTGTAGGTGTCACCTACAATGAAGAGTTTTGAATCCACCTACAAAATGCACATACAACATATTCACTGAAGTTACGGTTACTAACCAAGGTCATTGTCTTCATTGTGCGAGTCATTCACAGCCatataaaccattttttcacGAGGCAGGCGTCCTCCAGCATGGGCATCAAGAAGTCCATCTCCATGATCATTCTCAGACTCGCTCTCTACAATGTCTACCGTGCCtcctacagaaaacaaaaaaaaaaaaacttgtgtttaactgtacacacacaaaaatatcatGTAAGCATTCACAGGAAACACTTTGTAACTGTGTATAACCATACAAAATGCTTATTTGTTTCTAAACTGCTTTGAAGTGCAGAAAGTTCTACAATGAACATGATATCCAATAAAACTAATATTCTTTACAATCTTCAGCACTTTAATAACGGAAAAAGAATGTATGTCATCTTTATTCAGCTTAAAGCAACCAACCATTATATTAGAAAGGAATCAAGTAGTGATCACACATTAAGCTGCAGAAGTCAGCTCAATCAGAATTGCTACAATGACACAGCTGGTAACATACATGAAACATgattagaaaaatgtttatattactAAGGTAGGTTTACCTACTCACTGCTACACATAGTgaacaggggggggggttaaaactAAGGGCCATTTCTTACCTAAATCTTCCTCACCGGGATCAGCCTTAAAGATGTACACCTTGATGACTTCTGGACATGACCCATCCAGCTTGCTGGGGTCACCATCGACTTCTTCCCCCATAGCCATTTCATCTGTACAATCTTCATCAATCTTCTCTGCATCATCCACTAAATACACATGAATAAAAGGGTTGAAGCAACATTAGAATCCACAACAATTTCATTTGTAAATTTGTCAAAAGCACCTTTAGTTCcctaaaaacaaccaaaaagttTGCGTTCATAACgtgctataaaatatatacaccttTTCTTGACATGGCTGTatgggagtaaaaaaaatagcagctTTAAATGTACTAAGCTCCTTATTCAATATAATTCTTACAATAACTACTCCGGTATTTACTAAAGCAATCCGCTGCAGAGTAGAGTAGTTTCTGAGCAGACGTAATCTAGGAAGGACTCGCTTGTAAGCAGATCAGCTGAAATGTGTTTGATTATAAGGCCCAAAATGTGCAAATGTACAATGAAGGGTTGCATGCGATCCATGCAGTCACCTCTGGTCCATGTTGATTTTGTCACAAAACAGACACCTTAAAATTGTGTCATTTGTACAGAATGTCCTTGGATATACCAACAAGCAATAAGTGCTCAATGGATTAAAATGCGACTCTGCAAAGCCTAGCCAGTCACATTTATTGGAGATTTACTAGGCGGGCGGCTGAAATATAACCTAGCTTCTGCTGGGTTTTGCTTTATTTGAAGCTTGCTTTGTTAATAATCACGCCGTGTATAGTGTGGTCAAGGAGTTTATACTTACATGAGATCATGAGGTAGTCATCGCAATTCACTTCCTCACCATCGTGTCCCTGTATGGGTATCCCATTGGCATCAATTACTGCCTCTGATGAACAGTCTGCTACCAGAACTTCCCCTGAAATCATGTCCTCCCCAAGTCCGGCCTCCGCAATCTCTTCTTCCACTTGTTCAGAGACCGAATGAACACTCTCTGTGCTAGAAGGCGCTAACGTGCTTTCAACCAGATCAGAGTCCAGTACACTTTCTGGAACATCACAGTGCGTTAATTCATCCTCTTCCAGCTCTTGCTCCTCTATAGCCGTATCTACCTCATCCTCTAGGACCTGCTCAGGGATTATGACAGTCTCTGTCACTCGGGATCCTTCTATGATGTCTGCACAGTGGACATCCTCAATTACCACATCTTCAATAACGTCCTGGATTACCACCGATTCTGGATCATCAGAAAAGCCCTGCACCGCCATACCACCATCGCCATCAGACACAAAGACAGTCTCCTGGATCTCCACAATTATTTCGTTACCATTAAGATGAGGCTCACCAGACcctagagggggaaaaaaacccatggAGATGGAGATGAACGTCCTCAAATGctacttatttaatttaaaaactatGTGAATACTATTAGACTTTGTAGAGCTCATAATTATAGCTTTATAGGACTTGTTTGTATTACTTGAACCATTAAGCAGACGTTTCGGACTTGGTAATTGATGCGTTCTCTTATTGTCTGGTTGTTCCCGTCATGTCACATTTATTGCGCAAAATGCTGaagtaacagaaaataaaatttggGCTTTAGGCACTTTCCAAAGCCATCACCAGATGGTGGTAGAATGGACAAATCATACTAAAAGGGTtcttcaaacaaacaaaacacccaACATGTATGATGGGGACATTTGAGGACAATtctgctttatttctttttgtaaagGAGTAGTGGTTTAAAAAAGGACactgcagccatcatatgcactgcTGAGGAGGAGGGCAACTGCAGCAACAGGACTGCAGCTTCTAGGTCAGGCAAGTACTTTGTTGTTGTGAAGaaggcataaaaaaacaaaaaaaaaccctcatagcactttaatatgcttttttggggggcgtgagggacattaaactgtccctttaatgaagaAATACATATCGTTTTAAGTGttcttatatatattactcATGGATGCCAAGAAAAAGCTGAACACCATCTATATCCTCACATCGCTTAGGCAAGTCATGTGCCCAGGCACAGTTACAGTGGCTCCACATGACTGAAAGGCTTCTCCTGCAGCAGAATGCCACTGGGGTTTGgcacttcataatgtatagtgaagttaaGGCATTGAAACAAATCTCCATGTAGTAAATAGAACATAAAGCAAGTGTTTCACGTCTGCTGCATCTTCCCCTTAACTATATGGAGGGAGATTGACTTTGTATAATCATTTCAGTTCTAGTGGAGTTGGTGAGCTGTGATATGTACTACACGCCTCTTACACTATTAATCTAGTAACATTTCTGTTTAAGTgtataatgacatcatcagaaCAAATCCGACGTGCACCGTACCTGCAGCATGAAAAAACGCATGTGGCTCTGCTGTCTGCAGTTCGAGCTCTGCTACATCTTCTTCCATGACTGAATAATCATTAGCAGCTTTTCCTGAACACACGGAGGGGGGAaacccagaaaaaaagcaaaggtTACTTATCGTCAAAGATCTGAAAAACATTATACGTTtccaaaaatacagaaataaaaacatttttaataataccaTGATGCCTGATAACTCACAGACCATGTCAGCAAAACAGACAGATGGTACACGCACCGCAAATCACGGCAGCCAACGTTCTCTAACTACACGCTTATAATGCTCGATTGGAATATTACGGACGGTATCCACTTGTTGCTTTCAAACCAACGGCTTTTGCCTTTCACGATAGTCTCTCCCTATGGTCCTTCCCGTGTTTTTACTGTTAAAACCCCCATTTATAACCAATTTCATTGTGACGCACCTTTTGCAGTAATTAAGCTGTTTCTATATACATCTAAATCTGTTTGTCCGTTCTTGTTGATAAAATGGTTCTCAGCCATGATAGGGCTTATGGGAAGCTTTAGCTTTTCTGTCCTGCTGAAGGGTACCTTGCGAACGGTAACAGGTTTTCTTCCAGAACAATATATGTTCTTGCAAGTCATTCCAGACACGAGGGGCTGAGAGTAACTAGATATAGGAGATCATGGCACAGAGCGAGGAGATGTTCCCTCCAACTAGGGTAACGGTAAATTCAAACAAGATGCAGAGAACCGAACAAATAATCCAagaataaaacactttttttctttctttttaaacacaGAGAAGTtacatatttgtgtttttacaaCAAAATGTATTGATGCAGCCTGGCCCATTTTACCAAACCTAAGACAATGATGCCATTCTATGAAAACCATGGAAACTGTGTGTTTGGCAGCGTCATACATACTAGTTTTAAATACTGGTTTGCAGAATATACATTTTGATGTTGCAACTAAAGCTTGATATACAGGTTCTTATGGGAAGGACACAAACCAGGTACTATCACGATACACAGgagggtttattcaccaaacagCAATAGAAAGTGACTGTTTTTTTACtgttggggtctattcactaaatggataGCTGTGCTTCAACGCCTCCACTATTCATTCTGAAAGGCCAACCCCAATGAGCTTTTGCTGCagcaagagcttggctggccctgtataaccTGCGGGGAAACCAGTGAGGTCTCCTCATCCATTGAATCATACAATGAAATGGGCCAGCTCAGCACTTCATGCTGGAGAATCCTACCAACGTTAACCGATCAGAATGAATAGTGAAGCAAGGGAGTTGAGCCCAAACAGTCCTTAGTTTGGCGAGAGGTGTTATTTAGTAACACCACACTATGAACGTCCATCGCAGCCCTTCCACAGGATGGGAGTTTCAGGTTTCCCAACGGAGGTCCCAATCACAGCACAGCTAGGCACGCTCTACAATACGAAGTGCCGACTCGTTTATAATTCCGCCCCAGCCCCCACCTCCAGTTTCTCTTTAGAGAAACAAATCCCTTTGTCCTCTTGCCTGCCGGAttaccccccttttttttttttttaagagcttGTGAAGTTTGGTTCTATGAGTTTATAAGATTGTTCATCAGCCCTCACAACAGTGAGTTTAGTAACTACAGAAAACAAGTTATTAAAGACTTCCATATTACTTACCTATTTACAATAGATGACAAAGTTAAATAAAAGGCACTTCCCCATAGCAATGCTAACCACAGGCCCTAAAGTGTGTGTCTGCGCTGCCAGAGGATACACGCAGTAACAATCGCACAATGATGCCGGGTAgattttaatgggaaaaaatatataaaagcattTCCATAAAGCGGACCTAATAGCCAAACGAGGCATCGCAGAAAACAAAAAGGTGTACGGTTCAGTGTTGATCATCGGACCAGCTGCATCCTTAAATTGGGTCGGAATTCCATGGTTTACAGTAACAAAAAAGGCCacatattagattttttttttttttatgaaaagcgAGAACGGCAAGGTTTATGCTAGGACTAGTGCGATAGGTCCCAGTAGCaataatgaattttatttaGTTTGCTAGAGATCAATCCAGCTTTGGGCTGCACAGGATCGAGGAAAGAAATCCCCAAAACTCCCGAATAAAACGGCTACctacaagccccccccccatgtttttacatatatatccaGAATTCACAGAGGGTCTTTTTATAACAGAGTTATAACCTGCAGTATACGTTTTCATACCCCGGTGATAGACGGGAAGTCTGCCCACCCTACCGTTACTAACCCAGAAGACATTATCGGACCACCTGAGATCTGGGGAATCCGAGTGATCAAAAGAAAAACCATCACTAGGAAAACTACAAtgttttcaggacaaaaaaaaagcggCTTTGCTTTTCAATCAGTACAACTAATCGTTTTGAGATGCAACAATTTTTTTGAAACACATAGTAATTTAAAGCTACAGAGAGATTTATTCAGGGCTGtttaaaacaacccccccccaacacacacactatataagatataaactatattatacactatataaGATTACATAAACGAAAGATACACTATATACGATTATAGATACATAGTCCTGTTCTACGATTTTATGTACATAAAAATCTTATTTATCCTACCCATGAAAACAAAACTTCTGTATAaccacaatatatttatatacatttatttataagacaACAATAAaaagtgtgatatatatatttgcttgcGCATGCGTTGCCCTTTAACAAAAgatggagcaaaaaaaaaaaaaaaagagctgccTTGCCGCCAATTACCAAGGGAGTGTCTTAATGAATATGGCGAGGCGCGTATTAGCACAAAGCTAttcgttttcttttttgttccttcctCCTACGCCCTGCTACATTTTTTCACACCGGGAATTCCAAGATGGCGGCGCAGCCCCTCCTCCTCCCTCTCACGCAGCATGTGTCTGGCCGCCATCTTGTTCACAATGCGTGTCGATCTGTATTtgcaaaaaagtacaaaataaacGGCCTGCTTCCACAGGTTTAGCATCGGCGACCGTGTAGTTTTGCGCAGGGCGTCACTCCCGCGAATGCTGCCTAAAACCCTCCGAATGGGGTGCAGAGAGGAAAGCGCCTGTGTTCTTAGCCGCCGCCCCCTCCTCCCTGCAGTCCCACCATGGCCTAGCTGCGGCCTCCTCTGAGGCCTGGAAGGGCAAGCGGTCGAACGGAGGCCTACAAACGGGCCGTGGAAGGCCGCGGCCCTAATCCAGGCGCCCCGGCCTAGATTAAAAAGCACGGAAATCACGGCATCTCTCTCCATGACAGCGTCAGATAAAAAGCAAGCAGACCCATTTGTTTTCGCTATTGCTCCCTGCAC
This sequence is a window from Spea bombifrons isolate aSpeBom1 chromosome 2, aSpeBom1.2.pri, whole genome shotgun sequence. Protein-coding genes within it:
- the ZFX gene encoding zinc finger X-chromosomal protein isoform X2 — protein: MEEDVAELELQTAEPHAFFHAAGSGEPHLNGNEIIVEIQETVFVSDGDGGMAVQGFSDDPESVVIQDVIEDVVIEDVHCADIIEGSRVTETVIIPEQVLEDEVDTAIEEQELEEDELTHCDVPESVLDSDLVESTLAPSSTESVHSVSEQVEEEIAEAGLGEDMISGEVLVADCSSEAVIDANGIPIQGHDGEEVNCDDYLMISLDDAEKIDEDCTDEMAMGEEVDGDPSKLDGSCPEVIKVYIFKADPGEEDLGGTVDIVESESENDHGDGLLDAHAGGRLPREKMVYMAVNDSHNEDNDLDVAEIADEVYMEVIVGEEDASVTHDQQLDDAELSKTFMPVAWAAAYGNNMGNSMDGVEHRNGTASALLHIDESDGLDRLAKQKPKKKRRGENRQYQTAIIIGPDGHPLTVYPCMICGKKFKSRGFLKRHMKNHPEHLTRKKYRCTDCDYTTNKKVSLHNHLESHKLTAAVIKTEKELECDECGKVFSHSNALFAHKLTHKDKTGNKMHRCKFCDYETAEQGLLNRHLMAVHSKSFPHICVECGKGFRHPSELKKHMRTHTGEKPYLCQYCDYRSADSSNLKTHVKTKHSKEMPFKCDICLQTFADSKDLQAHVLMHQESKSHQCLHCDHKSSNSSDLKRHIISVHTKDYPHKCEVCEKGFHRPSELKKHEAAHRGKKVHQCRHCEFQIADPFVLSRHILSVHTKELPFRCKRCRKGFRQQTELKKHMKTHSGKKVYQCEYCEYNTTDASGFKRHVISIHTKDYPHRCDYCKKGFRRPSEKNQHTMKHHKEAALM